The Edaphobacter flagellatus sequence ATCTAATGGAGCTGGGCACATCTCCGCAAGAAGCGCTGCGACAAGCAAAGTTCGAACTAGGTCGCGTCGACACCCAAAAAGAGAAGTTCCGCGCAACCATCGGACTTCGCCCTCTACACGAGATCGGCGGCGACATTCGCTACGGCATCCGCTCGCTCTATCGGCAACCGTCCGTCTCCATCGCAGCCATCCTTTCGCTGGCGCTTGGCATTGGAGCGACGTCGGCGATGTTCAACGTCATCTACTCCACTCTGCTGCATCCGTTTCCTTACGCCGATGCGGACCGCATCGTGAATCCTTCGCTCATCGACGAGAAGCAACCACTGGTGCCGACATGGTTCGCCCTCGAGCCCGCGCAGTACGAAAGCTTTATCAAAGCAACGTCGATCGACAGTGTACTTGGCTTCATGCTCGCGGGACAGTCTGAAACGGGCGGCCCGTTTCCGGAGAATGTGAGTACCGCTTACGTGACTCCGAACATGAACTCTTTCCTTGGAGTTCCTCCGTTGCTCGGCCGTGGACTCCAGCTATCCGATGCCTCACAAGATGTAGTCGTGCTTAGCTACAAGTACTGGCAGCGGCGATTCGGTGGCGATCCCGCGATCCTGGGACATACGCTGGACCTCGAGCATCAGAGTTTCACCATTGTCGGTGTAATGCCATCGCGATTTACTTTTACGGAGACAGTAAGCAATGCGGACGTTTACATCCCATGGAGCGCCTCTCGCAGTCCCGCACTATTTCCGTGGATCAAGCTCCGGCCCGGCGTGACAATGGCGATGGCCAACGCAGAGTTTCAGGCCTACCTTAATAAATTCAGGCAGGAAACCCCTCGGCACTTTCCAGAGCAGTTTCACACGAACGTAGAGCCCATCGCCGCACCATACTTTCGTCGTTCTGGGCGTACGCTGGCAATGCTGTTCGCTGCCGTTATTTTTCTTCTCCTCATTGGTTGCGCCAACTGCTCCGTCCTTCTGCTCGCTCGCGGAGAAGCGCGCCAGCATGAGCTTTCGATCCGCTCCGCCATCGGCGCCAGCCGCTTTCGCATGATTCGTCAACTGCTGGTCGAATCGCTGGCCATCGCATTCTCAGGTGCAGCGCTCGGCACAGCACTCTCCTACTGGCTGGCCAAATTGCCTTTGAAGCTCATGCCCGGAACCTTTCCGCAAGAGGCGACGATCGCCGTCAACTGGCCTGTGCTTGTCTTCTCCGTAGCATTGGCCCTCATCACCGGAGTCCTCTTCGGTCTCGCACCCGCCCTGCGTTTTTCTCGCCCTGACGTCTCGCACATGATGCAGGCGCGGGCTCGAACACTCAGCACAACAAACAGCAGGCCGCTCAACCTGCTCATCGGCGCGCAGGTCGCTCTCACCTTCATCCTGCTCGGCGTTGCAGGCGCGGCTATCGCAGGTTTCATGCACATCACCTCCATGAACCTCGGATATGATCCGCACAACGTTGGCTTCATTGGCATACCGTTAAAACCCGATCCAAATAAGAATCACCAGGCGTATGCCAACTACATCTCTCGCTTGCGAGATACCGTAGCTGCAGTCCCTGGCGTTGTCTCGGTTGGTGTCATGTCTAGTGGAATCCCTCCGTCGCAGCCCTTCGGCGGCTTTGGCCTGCCGTCTTCTTTCGAGATGCTTGGCCATCAATCGGAGCAGCCACAACACGCATTGGTGCAGGTTGTAAGCCCGGAGTACTTTGCCACCTTGAAGATTCCTCTCCTCCGCGGCCGTCTGTGGAGCGGCGACGAAAACCGCCGCGGAGACTTCGTCGCCGTCGTCAACGAAACCTTCGCGCAACAATACTTTCCCCAACACAACGTCATTGGTCAGCAGGTGCGCGCCGATTCCCTGAAGAACGACGGCAGGCCAGCCAGCATCACCTCACCCAACAGCAGCGACTGGCGACAGGTTCTCGGCATCGTCGCCGATTTCCAGAACAACGGACTGGAGCGGCCCGTCGCCCCTGCCATCTACGTCCCTTACACGGCCTTCATGTGGAACTACACCCAGCTCTTCATTCGCACATCAGGTAATCCGCAAGACCTGCTACAGCCGCTTCGTACCGCGCTCCACACCTTCAATCCCGAACAGCGCATCTCCTTCACCACCGAGATCGGCACCCTCGAAGAGGTCCTGAGCCATCAGCCCATTTGGATGCAGCAGCATCTCTTCTCCAGCCTCTTCACCTTTTTCAGCGGCCTCGCACTCTTCCTCTCGCTCTTCGGCATCGCAAGCACCGTACTCTTCGCGACCGCACGCAGACGCAGCGAGCTAGGCATTCGCATGGCCCTGGGCGCAGGACGCACACACATCATCTGGACTGTCTCGCGCACCACACTCACCACGATCGCCAGCGGCATCGCCGTGGGACTCGCCCTCAATCTCACGCTGCACAAGCTGCTCCAGCACTGGATGCCCGGTAATCATGCCTCGCTCTGGGTCTTCGCACCGGTCACGGCCATCCTCTTAGCCGGTGCTGCTATCGCGTGCATGCTGCCCGCCGTACGAGCAGCCTCAATCGACCCCGCAGAGACACTTCGCTGCGACTAACCTCAGGCAAGCATTCTCTTTATACGGATATCAGTCGATCATCGCACGACCAAAACACCAGCAGAGCAATAGCTCAATCTGACACGCTAATCCTTCGATATCTCGAGATATTTAGCTCGCACGCATCATCTTCAGCCGCGCCTGCGCCAGCACATAGGTATCCACAGGGTCGGTTGGATCTTCAGGTCTGCTCACCCGCCGATACGCCCGGGCCGCGGCATCCATCAGGCCATATTGCTCATAGATGCGGCCAAAGCCGTACCAGATCACACCGTTTGGCTCTTCCATCGCTCCCCTCGACATGGCCTCCAGCAGTAGTTGCCGCGCCTCCGCAGTCTGCCCTCGCGCCGCATCGAGACAGGCCAGAGTGTGTAGATAGGAGCTGTTGCTGTTCTTGCTCAACAGCGTCGCCTGCTGCGCGGCGGCAAGCGCATCATCATCCACCTGAGCGACAAAGAGGCTGAGCCACGCATACTGGT is a genomic window containing:
- a CDS encoding ABC transporter permease — encoded protein: MSFLAPLRSWWKALAHRSQTDREIEAEFEYHIHVRAQHLMELGTSPQEALRQAKFELGRVDTQKEKFRATIGLRPLHEIGGDIRYGIRSLYRQPSVSIAAILSLALGIGATSAMFNVIYSTLLHPFPYADADRIVNPSLIDEKQPLVPTWFALEPAQYESFIKATSIDSVLGFMLAGQSETGGPFPENVSTAYVTPNMNSFLGVPPLLGRGLQLSDASQDVVVLSYKYWQRRFGGDPAILGHTLDLEHQSFTIVGVMPSRFTFTETVSNADVYIPWSASRSPALFPWIKLRPGVTMAMANAEFQAYLNKFRQETPRHFPEQFHTNVEPIAAPYFRRSGRTLAMLFAAVIFLLLIGCANCSVLLLARGEARQHELSIRSAIGASRFRMIRQLLVESLAIAFSGAALGTALSYWLAKLPLKLMPGTFPQEATIAVNWPVLVFSVALALITGVLFGLAPALRFSRPDVSHMMQARARTLSTTNSRPLNLLIGAQVALTFILLGVAGAAIAGFMHITSMNLGYDPHNVGFIGIPLKPDPNKNHQAYANYISRLRDTVAAVPGVVSVGVMSSGIPPSQPFGGFGLPSSFEMLGHQSEQPQHALVQVVSPEYFATLKIPLLRGRLWSGDENRRGDFVAVVNETFAQQYFPQHNVIGQQVRADSLKNDGRPASITSPNSSDWRQVLGIVADFQNNGLERPVAPAIYVPYTAFMWNYTQLFIRTSGNPQDLLQPLRTALHTFNPEQRISFTTEIGTLEEVLSHQPIWMQQHLFSSLFTFFSGLALFLSLFGIASTVLFATARRRSELGIRMALGAGRTHIIWTVSRTTLTTIASGIAVGLALNLTLHKLLQHWMPGNHASLWVFAPVTAILLAGAAIACMLPAVRAASIDPAETLRCD